Sequence from the Deinococcus ruber genome:
GCGGTGGTGCAGGACGAAGAAGACGTGGTCACCATCCGCCCGATGATGTACCTGACGCTGGGCTTCGATCACCGACTGGTGGATGGAGCCGACGCTGCCCGCTTCCTGAGCCGCCTGGTCGAATTGCTGGAGCAGCCGCGACGGTTGTATTTGCAGATGTAGCGACTGGAGTGTGAAGGCAGGCAAAGCGTCTTTTCTCAGGAGACCTCAGAGGACGGCCTCTTCTGGCGATCAGTGCCACAAATATATTCAGCGGCTCAGTACCGGACAACTTAATCAAGCCGCGCCCAGCGCTGGAAACGGCTGAATCAACTCAGCAGACAGCGTGCTGAGCCTGCTCGAATCCCACCGCAACACGCCCTTCAGTGTTTCCGCCCCATATCGCACCAGGCTGAGCGCTTTCCGGCCATGCCCCTTGACCTTGATGGGTCGCTGCCCCGCCAGCCACACCCCAATCCGCAGGCAGGCCACCCAGGCCAGGATCACCAGCCCAAACAGCCGTTCCAGCCGTGCAGCCTGCGTGATGCCAGTGCGTTCCAGATCGAAGCCCCGGGTTTTCAAGCTGCCAAACGTGCATTCCACGTTCCAATGCGACCGCACCTGTAGACACAGGAGGCGCTCGGCCTATGATCGGCATTGACGGCCTGCTCCGACTGGTCGCCTTCGTCTCACGCGCCATGAGCGCTTTACAGGAAGGTGCAATATGCCCGGTTCCAGTGTCCCCCCCGCCGTCACTCTGGATGAGCCTTCCACGGCTTCATCAGCAGCGACTCCTTGCACTCTTCGCTCGGCTGATCGAGCGGCAGTTGAGCACGCGTCCCTCACCTCCTGTGGAGGTGAGATCGCATGACACTCCCCGTCCAAGGTAAACTCCTGAGTCACCAGAAAATTCAACCCAGTCACCTGGATGCCCTGGCCGTGGTGTACATCCGGCAATCCACGCTCGGCCAACTTCAGAAGCACCAAGAATCCACGCGGTTGCAATATGCCCTGGTGGAATATGCGCAGTCACTCGGCTGGCCACAAGAGCGCATCTTGGTCATTGACGACGATCTCGGAAAGTCCGGCAGCTCTGCTGTCGGACGACCTGGATTCCAGCGACTCGTCACTGAAGTGGGTCTCGGGCACGTCGGCCTCATTCTTGGGATCGAAATGAGCCGACTGGCACGCTCAAACCGCGACTGGCATCAGTTGCTGGAGGTGTGTGCCCTCTTCAAAACCCTGATTGCCGATATCGACGGTTTGTACAATCCGAATGACGACAACGATCGCCTTCTTCTCGGATTGAAGGGCACCATGAGCGAAGCAGAACTCCACATTCTTAAAAACCGCCTGCACGAGGGCAAATTGAGTAAAGCCCGCCGTGGAGAACTGCATACCCGACTTCCGATTGGATACGTCTTAGCGCCCGACGGACGTGTTGAACTGGATCCGGACGAGCAGGTGCAGCACGTCGTGCACCTGATCTTCCAGAAGTTTGAGGCATTGGGCACCCTTCACGCGGTGTTGCGCTACCTCGTCACCCATCAGCTCCAGATGGGCGTTCGGTTGCAGAGTCGCGCTGACGCACGACTCGAGTGGCACCGGCCCAACCGTGCCACGTTGCAGAACCTGTTGCACCACCCGATGTATGCGGGAACCTACACCTACGGGCGTCGGCAGACCGACGCTCGACGCAAACAATCGAGCCGACCGGCAACAGGACGCGTCGTCATGTCGATGGACGCATGGCACGTCTGCTTGCGCAACCAAGTACCAGCGTATATCAGTTGGGAGCAGTATCAGGTGAACCTCGCGCAGCTTCAGGCCAACCGGAATGTCGCTGGCCAGTCGGGCGCCGCTCGACAGGGAGCAGCACTGCTGGCAGGACTGCTGGTCTGTGGACAGTGTGGGCGCCGGATGACCATTCAAGCGCAGAGTGGACGACCGTCGTACGCCTGTATTTCGAACGCCAGCAATTACGCCCAGCCCAATTGTCTGCACTGTGCCAGTGCAGCGCTTGATGCTTGGGTGGTGAGTCAGCTGCTGGAGGCACTCAGTCCTGTCAGTCTCGCGCTTTCACTCGAAGCCCGACAGCACTTGGAACAGGAACGCGAACTGCTGAGGACACATTGGACACATCAACTTCAACGTGCCGCGTATGAGGTACAACGAGCCCAGCGCCAGTATCAGGCGGTCGAACCTGAACACCGACTGGTGGCGCGTTCCTTGGAACGCGCGTGGGAGGAGGCACTGACGGCCCAGCGCACCGTCCAGGAGGAGTATGCCCGGGTACAGCAACATCAGACGCATTCGTTGACTGCGCAGGAAGTCGAGCAGATTTCCGCGCTGGCAGCCGACCTTCCAACTCTCTGGTTCGCCTCAGCGACGACCATGCCGGAACGGAAAGACATGTTGCGACTGGTGATTGATCGGGTCGTGGTGTCGTCGGTCCAGGCGGACGAGCGACTGCAGGTGGACATTCACTGGGTTGGTGGACAGGTCACCCGGGGCACGGTCACGCGCCCGGTTGCTCGGATGACCCAGTTGAGCTATTACGGGGAACTCAAGGAGACGGTCGCACGATTGCGTCGTGAGGGCAGGTCCGCCCAACAGATCGCTGATGAACTCAACCGGTTGGCGCTCCGTCCAGCAAAACGCACGGCGGTCTGGTCGGCCGATCAGGTCCGTGGCATGCTCCGAGATCATGGACTGTCGATGACTCACGTGGCGGGAAACGGGCGACAAACGAAACAGGAAGATCATCAAGGAGAGTGGTGGACACTGACCGCTCTGGCGGTCACGCTGGGCATGCCCAGCGTGACCTTGTACAACTGGTTAAAGCACGAACGGATTCAGGGTCGCCAGGAGGGACGTCGTTGGTGGATCTGGGCGGATGAACAGGAAGTCAGTCGCCTACGGACGTGGCGTGCGACAACAACAGCAGAACGTGCCCACGACCGATGGATTGAGCGGACAACAGCTGAACAGGGGTTGACGTCAAAGGAGGTTCCGTATGTATAGGGGTAATCAGGTTGGCTTGTCTCGATCGACCAGCGCAGGCGGTACAACGTCAGCGTCTCCCAGACCGGGAAGTCGGTGGCGATCACCACCAGGTCTCCCGCGGGAGACCTGGTGGCCACCACACGCATCCGCTCGCCGTAGACCTCGGCCCGGTCGAACAGGGTGTGAATCTCCCCGACCTGAAGATCACCGAACCACTCGTCGATGCGCAGACCGTCCACGACGGCATCCTTACGGATACGGATGGCGCGCTTGATGCGCTGCTGGCGTAGGAAGGCGAACCATGCCCCGCCGATGAACGCTCGGTCGGCGACCAGGCCCTTCCAGCGTCGCGCTGGAAGGGCCTTCAACAGACGCTGAACGAGTTCCTGCCGAATGTCCGT
This genomic interval carries:
- a CDS encoding transposase, with the protein product AMITGQSVNLSVLSGHLPGERSVEAKERRVERAFRDEQLTGELFLSLMLPLLPPGKLRMSLDRTTWNHGSSPLNLLVLGVVLHGDTLPLVWTALPHDGNSSTDIRQELVQRLLKALPARRWKGLVADRAFIGGAWFAFLRQQRIKRAIRIRKDAVVDGLRIDEWFGDLQVGEIHTLFDRAEVYGERMRVVATRSPAGDLVVIATDFPVWETLTLYRLRWSIETSQPDYPYTYGTSFDVNPCSAVVRSIHRSWARSAVVVARHVRRRLTSCSSAQIHQRRPSWRP